The Geitlerinema sp. PCC 9228 genomic interval AACGTAGCCCCCAAAGGGCTTAGGCTGGTCAGCTACCTGAAGCTGGAGGCATGAAGCCCCCGTGCTTCAGCCGGGGGTGCTGACCTTAATTCGAGAACGTCTCAGCAACAGCGATGCCACCGAATCGCCACCGCTGATGGTGGATGACCTGATAGGCAAATGGCGTGGCGCAGCCGTGACCTATTTTCCCAACTCGCAGCAGCCGCCACAAACCTACACCAGCGAGTTACAGGTTTTCCAAACCAGCGATCGCGAAATTTCTCAAGAACTGAATTTTGGCGATCGCAAAATTGTTTCTAAAGGCAAATTCCACCATACCACGATTGATTTTAGCGAAGGTACCCCGGCCGTGCGCGTCTTGTTGCTACCCGGTGGCGCTTCGGCGACGTTTCCTTTGCAAATTACTGGCAAACAGCCTTTCTTTCTGGAAGCAGGATGGTTGCTTTCTCCTACCCAGCGCCAGCGTTTGATTCGTCGCTACAACCAGCAAGGAGAATGGGAGAGTTTGACGTTGGTGGCGGAGGAGAAGCAAGAATAGGGAAATGGCATTGATTAAAAATTGTTTTGAAAATGAAAGAATTTCCTTTAGTATTTTAATATTTCCCCATGCCTGGCATTAAATCAAAGAACACCGGCGCTGTATGGCTTTTTCCAGCATTTCTTGATATTCTTCGGCGGAAACCAGATAGGCACCAAAACGTTCTAGGTGGGGATTGATGATTTGGGCGTCATACAGCAAAAAATTGCGCTCTCGCAGGCGTTCCACCAATTTGACCATAGCGACTTTGGAAGCATCCCGAATGTTATAAAACATGGATTCGCCAATAAACGCACCGCCGATAGCAATGCCTAAAATCCCACCGGCGAGTTGGTTTCCTTGCCAGGTTTCAAAGCTGTACGCCCATCCGGCTCGGTATAATTCCCAATAGATTTGCTGTAATTCTGGGGAAATCCAAGTACTTTCTCGGTTGGCGCAACCGGCGACCACTCTGTAAAAATCTTTGTTAATGGCAACGGAAAAGCGATTTTGGTTGAGAACCCTTTTTAGAGAGCGCGGATAGCGAAATCGCTCGTCGAGGGGAATTAAAGCTCGCTGGTAGGTGGCATACCATCCCAATCCGTCGCCCACTTCATCCGCCATCAAGAAGTATCCCTGGGCATATCCCTGGATAATTTCCGCCACATCGAACATGAATTTAAGGAAAATTAATATTCCTATACAAACAACAGGGATTCGTTATACTGGGAGAAATAAAACCTTTTGGTTGGAAAACTCTCTAGGTTTTTTTGAGACTGAACTTTTCTCGATCCCCATTTTGCACCCAATTGGAAACCCTTTCTTAGCTTAGCTTGTAGAAAAGGTACAGAATTTATTATGGCAGAAGCAATTTCTCCTATCCAGCTTCCGGAAGTAACCTGCGCGCAAAGCGAACGGGAATGGCTGCAAAACGCCCTGCAGCAAAGACTCGATCGCGAATACCCCCCAGAACCGGTTAACCAAGAAATCGCCGCTCAAGCAGCACACGTGTATATTCGCCAGCGGATGGAGGGCGAAAACGAGGTCGGAGCCATTGCCATCGCCCTCATCACAGAAATGCAGGCATTTGACTTTTCCCAAAGCTTTTATGGGGAATGTGCCGTTGCTAATATGGTCAGCGAACTGCTGTTGGAACGCATGGGAATTGCCAGCTGTTGCGGTCGTGGTTAGAAAAGGTGGTTGTTT includes:
- a CDS encoding DUF3598 family protein, with protein sequence MLQPGVLTLIRERLSNSDATESPPLMVDDLIGKWRGAAVTYFPNSQQPPQTYTSELQVFQTSDREISQELNFGDRKIVSKGKFHHTTIDFSEGTPAVRVLLLPGGASATFPLQITGKQPFFLEAGWLLSPTQRQRLIRRYNQQGEWESLTLVAEEKQE
- the aat gene encoding leucyl/phenylalanyl-tRNA--protein transferase; translation: MFDVAEIIQGYAQGYFLMADEVGDGLGWYATYQRALIPLDERFRYPRSLKRVLNQNRFSVAINKDFYRVVAGCANRESTWISPELQQIYWELYRAGWAYSFETWQGNQLAGGILGIAIGGAFIGESMFYNIRDASKVAMVKLVERLRERNFLLYDAQIINPHLERFGAYLVSAEEYQEMLEKAIQRRCSLI